A genome region from Clostridium pasteurianum includes the following:
- a CDS encoding type II secretion system F family protein, with amino-acid sequence MVIIFILRGILILCILIISYIVRYIVKFKLNKKYRRVKKDSSYGSDKKIHFIKKLFDEKRIEKKLMRCGNPLKLNVSSYVFIKVSIAVIMLIALLLQIGVSIKNSVFSGAISILGFFLVDIINYISNEDDKNKIRMDLADVYDLVTLQTVAGVSIGHALLEAYTVCKNGRFKKSLIRLAARINLSKNIEKALDDFNDEYDMPEIDSFVALIKESVSSGVSEDALDDQSTSLKAVNSIYTASQTEKIDMYVLAISMMLLGGIVILVYYVIGSNMMQSVHGIFN; translated from the coding sequence GTGGTGATAATTTTTATATTAAGGGGAATTTTAATATTGTGTATATTAATAATTTCTTATATTGTTAGATACATTGTTAAGTTTAAATTAAATAAAAAGTACAGAAGGGTAAAGAAAGATAGTTCTTATGGTAGCGATAAAAAAATTCATTTTATAAAAAAACTTTTTGATGAAAAACGTATAGAAAAGAAGCTCATGAGATGTGGTAATCCCCTTAAACTAAATGTTTCAAGCTATGTATTTATAAAAGTTTCTATTGCAGTAATAATGTTAATAGCATTACTACTGCAAATTGGAGTATCCATAAAGAATTCTGTCTTTAGTGGCGCAATTTCTATATTGGGCTTTTTTTTAGTGGATATTATAAATTATATAAGTAATGAAGATGATAAGAATAAAATAAGGATGGATTTAGCAGATGTATATGATTTAGTAACACTTCAGACAGTTGCAGGAGTAAGTATAGGACATGCACTTCTTGAAGCTTATACAGTTTGTAAAAATGGTAGATTTAAAAAAAGTCTCATAAGATTGGCGGCTAGAATAAATCTATCTAAAAATATAGAAAAGGCACTGGATGACTTTAATGATGAATATGATATGCCTGAAATAGATTCCTTTGTCGCACTTATTAAGGAAAGTGTATCAAGTGGTGTGTCTGAAGATGCTCTTGATGATCAAAGCACCTCATTAAAGGCTGTTAATTCAATTTATACAGCAAGTCAAACAGAAAAAATTGATATGTATGTGCTCGCTATTTCTATGATGCTTTTAGGAGGCATAGTTATACTCGTTTATTATGTTATAGGAAGTAATATGATGCAGAGTGTACACGGGATATTTAATTAA